The genomic segment aattttttaaaaaaaaaaggacgttTAATATTCAGCTGGAATTGAAGTGTACATGAATTAGAGGTCATTCTTATCTTTCACCCCGAGCTCCAGACTGTCTTTATGCCTTGTGCATGACTGGAATTGAAAAGCAGCCTTGATTGTGAGAGgtgattatttaaataaagagtATTACTAATAACTCCTCTGTGCTTGAATTATGTTCCCTTTGTTCTATGTGTGATGTCTGGTAAAATATAAaagggaatttttttatttttatcgagAACGACTGACTGACACTTAATAATGAAACTTAGATGGGCTTTTTATCCTGTAAAAATGGTCAGCTAATATCAGTGATCTCAGTGGTCAGATTTGTTTGAATTTCCTTGCCAAGATTAATGATTTAACTTTCCAGATGGTTGTATTTAAACAGCTCATTAATGCCCGTACAAATATTCCTTTGTAGATTAGTCAAGATGGTTAAGGATCCAAGGAAGCCTCGAGGAAAAATGTCCTCTTATGCATATTTTGTGCAAACCTGTCGTGAGGAGCACAAGAAAAAGCACCCGGAAGCTTCTGTCAACTTCTCTGAATTCTCCAAGAAGTGCTCAGAGCGATGGAAGGTACATGATGGGTGCCAGAAACCTTTTAATTTGCATATCGATTGTAGATTTAAGCATATCCTTACCCAGTTTTGATAAGccgaaatgtgtttttattataacagaGTGATTTCCTTCACAGACAATGTCACCCAAAGAGAAGAGCAAGTTTGAGGACATGGCGAAGCAGGATAAGGTCcgttatgagagagagatgaagaactACATCCCTCCCAagggggagaagaagaagcgcTTTAAGGACCCCAATGCCCCCAAGAGACCTCCGTATGTGCAATTCACTGAACACTGTTTTTgtacatacaaataaataaataaataacgaacTGTGTTAGAAACATGTATGTTCTCTTATCACCCAGGTCAGCATTCTTCATTTTCTGTGGTGACTATCGCCCCAAGATCAAGGGTGAGAATCCGGGCCTGACTATTGGAGACATAGCCAAGAAGCTTGGGGAGATGTGGAACAGCTCATCAGCAGAGGTGAAGCAGCCTTATGAGAAGAAAGCTGCCAAGTTGAAGGAGAAGTATGACAAGGTGAGGTTTCCTCTCTGAGACTGGCATTTGACATGTGCGACTATTTTCCCTTAACTAAGcatatgaattaaaataaaataatttctagGATATTGCTGCATACCGCACAAAGGGCATTGCAGGCCTGTCCAAGTCAGATCCTGGTGACGACGATGACGAGGAAGAGGACGAGGAGGAAGACGATgaggacgatgatgatgacgaggATGATGAGTAGTTAATGATGGAGCCTGGTTTTTCGTTCATGCCATAAACCCAATTGTACACGATTCACATCTTCAAACGTAATACAACAGAACCAGTTGTTAGGCGTGTATATGGGACGTTTTTAAGATGTACAGTGTTATTCTCCTTTTGTAAAGTTAACACTATGTGTCTTCAgtctggtttttttgttttgtttttggttagtGGTAGCTCTTGCCTGAAGCAGTTTAAGGGGGAGGAGAACTGTTTCTCTGAAGGTGCATAGCACAATTATACAATTTCCGTAGATCTGTAGTGCATTATCATATTAgtttttaaacttattttttttctttttgtatttgctGTCATAAGGTCCTTTAACTGTACTTTGAATACCACTCTAATTACAAGAATGCAGCTTTGTTTGACATTCAAGAATGTgtccaaaataaacattttctttttttagaaaaatgtttCACCGGTGTCTTTTGTTTactgttcttctgtttgtgcatgtttaaCACATGACCTCTTGTAAGCTGATTTTAGACTGTGCTTTGTGAGATGTGCAAGCcataactatttatttatatttaaatattcctTAGAAACAGTTCCAGTAGTCACACAATTATCGGTTCTTACTCCACCCCCAGGAGTAGTAAAGATaaggcatttatttgtttttaaacgtAAACACATCTCACACAACTGCTCTCAAATATGCAATTTCAAGTTGCCTTTTGTTTAAGTGTCAGTGCCTGCTGCAAATTAGATTGTACTTTATGCATAAAATGCTAATTGCAATTCTGGGTAATGATTCAGTGGGAGGCACAGTCTTGGAAAAGGGGAACACAAACTACTTAGGGTGTcattcatgtattttatttaattaaaaaaattcaatgatGGGAtaaatttttgtattttagaGAGTAATTGACTTCTGTAACTGTTATACTAACTGTTCTTGAATCAAGATAAGCTACTACAGAggaatagggttaaaaaaaatcaaacaatagATTGCTGATAATATTAAAGTATTATTTGCATTGGAAATTAGTGgtgtttatgcaaatgaggctttgtttaaatattcatgATTACATAATTATGCAGGTAAAGTCTAGTCTTGTGATGTTAGAATTAACATTGTGacatgaacagtcagttctccaagttgatgtgttggaagcaggaaaatgggcaagtgtaaggatctgagcgactttgacaagggccaaattgtgttggctagacgactgggtcagagcatctccaaaacagcaggtcttgtggggtgttccagATATGtggtggttagtacctaccaaaagtggtccagggaggacaaccagtgaaccagtgacaggCTTATGGGTgtccaaggctcattgatgcatgtgTGGAGCAAAGGCTGGATGAAAAAGATAATggtggctatgatagaaaggtgtcagaacacagtgcatcacagctttcTGTATATGGGGCTGCAGACCGGccagagtgcccatgctcaCCACCATCGAAAGCACCTACAAAGGGcatatgagcatcagaactggaccaaacacgttttcttttacatcatgtggacggccaggTGCATGTGCGTCACTTACTTGGGGAAGAGCTGGCATCAGGATggtgctgggaaaccttgggtcctggcattcatgtggacgTCACTTTGACACGTACagcctacctaaacactgttgcagaccaagtacaccccttcatggcaacggtattccctactggcagtggcctctttcagcagaataatcctgtcctattgagcatctgtgggatgtgctggacaaacaagtccaatccatggaggtcccacctcgcagcttacaggacttaaaggatctgctgctgacatcttggtgccagataccacatcacACCTTCAGGGGTCTTATAGAGTCCATGCCTAGACAGGTCAGAGTAGTTTTGGCGGCACAAatgggacctacacaatattaggcctgtggttttaatattatggcaaattgttgtatttgtatacatgcatatacccacagttaaattaaattaagttaatatttttctcgagtttttatttttttaaaaattcgaCAGTTTAAGACATTATGTTTCATGAGATATTATAGATGCAAATTATCAAAAAATAAGAGAAATGATTGACATGACCAAAATGATAGTTTCTACCTGTAATGTTATACCTTATTAAATGAATGATGCTTATCTTGTAATTCAGAAGGTGacattttgtatgtatgtatgtatgtatgtatgtatgtatgtatgtatgtatttatttatttattacattctaAAGAAATTGCAATTAAAACCTGTTCGGTTGAGGCTTTTCATTTACAGTGACATCTAGTGGATGTGATTTGTAATAACATCAATACCTTTAGTAATGGTGTTATCACACAATGTTGAGTACGATTTCAAAGAAAATTTAAGATAAGGGTTTCATACATTCACTGTAAATGATTTGTTCAAATATTTGAACACAGGAAATGAGGAAGGATGGTCCAGGGTGTTGATGCTGGCATTTTGTAAGATAAGACCGACTATGATtatgatgtatatattttttttcatattcactTTGGGAATGCACTGTAGGCCTACATGATGAGCTGTTGTAGGAAAGTATGTGTAATGTATGCAGAGAACTGCTTATTTGTTTTCAACCAAAACActtattacagttacatttatatagcacatttctagacattcaaagcactttacatagtggggtgggggtgggggtcctcaaccaccaccagtttGTAGGGTACTTTTAATGactacagagagtcaggacctcggtttaacgtctcatcagaaagacggtgctgtttttacagtatagtgtccgcGTCATTATACTGGGGCTTTAGGcctcacacagaccacagggtgagcgccccctgctggcctcactaataccacttccagcagcaacctttttccccaggaggtctcccatccaggtaatGGCCAGGCCCAACCCTGCTcaagtgggaaaccaggcaagaactgcagggagatatggctctggaaATTTATTGTTTTTGGTTTAGAATATTTTGCCAGTGTAAGAATATATCCTCTTTATCATGCTTCTTGTACAGCCAGGCTTCTATTAAGATGTCAAATTCTTCCGTCCCGTTTGTTGAAAAGCCTGCCCCCAGAAAAGTAAAGCAAATCTCACGTGTTGGTAAATGACAAGCAACAAAGCAACATAAGCAGCAAAGCAGAAGACTATGAGAGCATGTCTATAAAATCCGTCTTCTGTTGATACAACATGGATTAATATTCTCTGCCATTGTGTTCCTGTTTTGGAGAACTGTCCAAAGCCCATCTGCCGAGTCTGTTTTCACACATCGGCCTCTCTATTCACCTTCTGGGTGAGTGCCATGCTGGTGCCCAGTGAATTGAATCCTCTAAAAGGAGGGGGCAGAGGGGGAGGGAAATGATTTAAATAGATCATTGTCAACTTGACAATAAAAGTGGGCAGACACACAGGAACAGCAACCAGAGCAATAAATATGCAGGAGTAAATACAACGCtggtgtttgtgagtgtgactTATCAAATGTGTGGGTaagcctaaataaaaaaaaatacttttagttttaggacttttatttatataaggcATTTTGTGAAAAAAGTAATTTGACCGTTAGAGGAGAATGACATACCTACTGTATATTCATGATTAACTTACTTATGTACCAAGAAAATATTCAATGAAAAGACCAATTAAAAGTCACTGACTTTGCCTCCAAAGAatttgtcagaaaaaaaaaaaaaatagttactggaaaatgattaatgattgaATCTTctgagatttaaataaaaactagtCAGTTTTACTGCAAGCACGTTAACTCAAGTGCATTTTAACACATTTCATTACAGTTATACTTTttatcatgtaaaaactgtacttTAGACTGACATTATAGTATAGATATTAATTAAGCAGGCTAAAAGTATTATGTTTCTTTTAATTAGGTAAAAGGGGTCAGATTTCACCCAACAGTTGCGAGATAATTACAGTCCATAAAGCAAGTTTACTTGCTCACCAGGGGTGGACTCCaaaggctttttttccccctcttcatTCCTACATAGCTCTACAGCAGAGCCCTTCGTCTCACAGACTTCTTTCCTCTGGACTTGCATCAGTTTTAAGGATGTTAAACTTCGAATGCACAGCAGATATCTCTCATGTTTCACTTCTGAAGACTTTTACTTTCTGCACAGAGAGGTAAATGGATGCACACAACCAATGGCTCCTTTAGGATCGATGAGCCTCATGTTCCTTGTGCTCTCTTTGGTGAGTACATTAATCAGGTAACTTCAGTGATGTGCTCTGAATATCAGTAGTGTTGAAGCACAGTTTTGTCTGCTTTACAGTTAACCCACAGTTTTGGTTTTTCAAGACTTCAGAATGATATATTTAGACTAAGTCATTTCTAGGCTGTCCTTGATTTGTTCTCATTTAGGAGGGTTGCCAAGTAATATAGGACCAAAGTAACTgacaatatgtttatattttaaataaaaactaactaactaaataaataaataactgacttaaaaatatatatataatttgtactCCAGTAATTCTGCATTATGGCAGTGCAacttggaatttatttatttatttgtttgtttttacctttgtaatatcacaaaATCACTTCCAAATTGACATTTCCATATAAAAGATACCTGAATATGTTGGTTGAATGTCTGAAAGTGCTTGTTGTTATATGATCTTTGACTCTTCGTATACTGTGTTGGTTCCTTGGGAAAACAAGTGCCATTTTAAttctattttcaaaataaataaataaaataaaattaaaaaaggttATTTTAAGTTGTGTCCTCCAGTACCTCGTCATTATGGTAATgcgcttttatttaattttatttttactgattcatattttttaaccttttcaaTTTACTTCCAAATTGACATTTCAAAGTTTATAAGAGTATGTTAGTTAATGTCCCAGTGTGCCTGCAGTTATATGATCTTTGAATCTTGGTATACTTGCCCAGTACCTTGGGGAATCCAACAACACACTTAGGTTGGTGAGGGATACCGCAAAAGGCAGAAAAACAAGGGCTCACAAAGAAGAGACCTTCGAAATGAAAGGATAGTGTTTCTGCTTTTAGAAAAGGTCGCTCACAAAGAGCCTTTTTCTGCATGTCTTGGGGGAACTGGTTACAAATGTCACAATATGTAGTGCTTCCCACGGTGGTAATGTCAGTTTTACAATTAGCAAAAATGCATTTAACTGTGGCTCCAACCATTTCTTCTTGGTTCTACAGATTCTCTACACACTGGCTGTATATGGGGTGAATTGCACAAATATGGTAGGAGGTCTGGCTTCTCCCACTAATGACTGGTTGAACATATCCATTCCTCTGAACAGAGCCAGCACTCATTTATACTTCTCGAAGTCTGTATATTCTTTTGAACTGAAAGAAGATACACAGCCAGGTGGGTTTAACTTGAGATTATGTTCCTTTATACAACAGCACTgttctgattgatcagaaggttttGCTGATTACTTTTCAGTAGTTCTGACAGTAGTggtggctgtaattcaaatcacaggtttatattaatgtgcttattGTAATATAGTATCGTTTCTACTGCAACAACGTGactggcagatgctccacatagaCGAATTAAAAAAGCGTTGatgtggtgacgttttctgttagGTGGAAGAatgttttggaaggagtctccagtgtcagtgctttgtaacagtcagagacagAGCTATAACTTTAGGTTTTCTGACATAGGAAAATCCTTGggacagagggctttgtggttacaagctgtttttgtttttttttgttttttgtttttttataacttcaagaatgagaaaaaagagaggcagtttatagctgttataagaTAAATGACAACAGAAATTA from the Ictalurus furcatus strain D&B chromosome 17, Billie_1.0, whole genome shotgun sequence genome contains:
- the hmgb1b gene encoding high mobility group protein B1b; this translates as MVKDPRKPRGKMSSYAYFVQTCREEHKKKHPEASVNFSEFSKKCSERWKTMSPKEKSKFEDMAKQDKVRYEREMKNYIPPKGEKKKRFKDPNAPKRPPSAFFIFCGDYRPKIKGENPGLTIGDIAKKLGEMWNSSSAEVKQPYEKKAAKLKEKYDKDIAAYRTKGIAGLSKSDPGDDDDEEEDEEEDDEDDDDDEDDE